A genomic stretch from Thermoanaerobaculia bacterium includes:
- a CDS encoding ABC transporter ATP-binding protein, whose product MLETAAVRTGEPATGKGKQPVSLSVRSITKEYELPTGPLVVLENVSFEVAGGEFLAVVGPSGCGKSTLLRIMAGLVAPTSGEVLYNGTPLAGVNLDCAMVFQSFALLPWLTVIENVEIGLEARGLSAEERGRRANFYIDKVGLDGYEEAYPRELSGGMKQRVGFARALAVEPKVLLMDEPFSALDALTTINLREELIDLFRDPEILISIAVLVTHTIEEAVELADRVIVLSSHPGQIVTDRRIELPRPRDRRDPAFNGIVSEIFALIT is encoded by the coding sequence GGAAGGGGAAACAGCCCGTCTCGCTCTCCGTCCGTTCGATCACGAAGGAATACGAGCTGCCGACCGGCCCTCTCGTCGTCCTGGAGAACGTCTCGTTCGAGGTCGCGGGAGGCGAGTTCCTCGCGGTCGTCGGCCCCTCGGGGTGCGGGAAATCGACGCTCCTCCGGATCATGGCGGGGCTCGTTGCGCCGACCTCGGGAGAGGTCCTCTATAACGGCACCCCGCTCGCGGGGGTCAACCTGGACTGCGCGATGGTGTTCCAGTCGTTCGCGCTCCTTCCCTGGCTCACGGTCATCGAGAACGTCGAGATCGGGCTGGAGGCGCGCGGGCTCTCGGCGGAGGAGCGCGGCCGGCGCGCGAACTTCTACATCGACAAGGTCGGGCTCGACGGATACGAAGAGGCGTACCCGAGGGAGCTGTCGGGGGGAATGAAGCAGCGGGTCGGCTTCGCGCGGGCGCTCGCCGTCGAGCCCAAGGTCCTGCTGATGGACGAGCCGTTCTCGGCGCTCGACGCCCTGACCACGATCAACCTGCGGGAAGAGCTGATCGACCTGTTCCGCGACCCGGAGATCCTGATCTCGATCGCCGTGCTCGTCACCCACACGATCGAGGAGGCGGTCGAGCTGGCGGACCGGGTGATCGTGCTGTCGTCCCATCCCGGCCAGATCGTCACCGACCGCCGGATCGAGCTTCCGCGGCCGCGCGACCGGCGCGACCCCGCCTTCAACGGG